A window of the Oncorhynchus masou masou isolate Uvic2021 chromosome 13, UVic_Omas_1.1, whole genome shotgun sequence genome harbors these coding sequences:
- the LOC135552091 gene encoding protein Jumonji-like isoform X1, whose amino-acid sequence MSKERPKRNIIQKKYDDIDGIPWSEERDVRKVLYLSLKEFKTAQKRQLGDGIGDGTKYTNGSHARGQLNGSGQKGLNADGSRFQSTDGSSEYSEDGPAKKRPRLQAQRKFAQSQPNSPSTTPVKVSDTALPAPSAHIRDISRRKPKTEDFLTFLCLRGYSSWPNEGSSVLPSNMAYFGSSQDEDALDDEEEYEDVKPDVSVASTSCQSTPRKGKPQGKHAVNGHVLNGPSKAPRDSPKPRGKEWVQVRERSERAEARREQALSQLKATARGHTTNGLTHRRAAEELSKQVSKVNGVTRASQTGMHTAGAKKPKDFRLPSKTVNGLVTYTKGKREMVKKTKLNKRKHSTAATHRAHSNNRHHNHLQRHQRLPLSNSGKAQNSKAKTSKQVLLSNGVHKVTNGGGMRFNGHLCAKQEVGRQGREGLRNSKRRLEVAVAAIGAVADSQGQLVILETNPNRKKTKQNQSSPLDGKTKHQTSPLETRSKKACQGKASVPNGHIVMETTPPPSLLAPPPPSTPLANPEPGRQRPKRASAGKLMFIRQAQHRAQAASNPNHTHTLNRSTTSESPGHTPGHTPHKPAEPRPDREWEREKERDKERERVERSRASWAALGEAPEFCPTQREFQDPLVYLDSVREGAEPCGLCRVVPPADWRPECKLNDEMRFVTQVQRIHKLGRRWGPNVQRLACIKKHLKSQGITMEDPPLIGGCEVDLARFFQLINDMGGMQQVMDLKKWSKLADLLRIPKSAQDRLAKLQESYLQYLLSYDSLSLEEHRRLEREVLQEKEGLERRRGPLEGHTERSLTLPRYEPKNGLVGSLVQHSNGQLCSRLKELDSQQLKVGRRRLFSQEKRNGEMTQQEEDEEEEKGVLSDQHKCIYKGKSVSLTNFFRIARNTMIMCFNKEPGAAEVEQEYWRIVEQRHCHVAVHYGKVDTNTHGSGFPVGKSEPFSKHGWNLTVLPNNSGSILRHLGAVPGVTIPWLNIGMVFSTSCWSRDQNRLPYIDYLHTGADCIWYSIPAEEKVKLDKVVHTLLQANGTPGLEMLEKNIMISPEVLCREGIKVHRTVQQSGQFVVCFPGTFVSKVCCGYSVSETVHFATPQWMNLGYEAAKDLKCRHIAKPFSMEKLLYQIATAESKRENGHILTTISALLKDLRNIEMRQRQELYEAGLLSSARYGTHDNSLLPGDGRKKPRKWLALESSERRCQTCQHLCYLSMVVQENENVVFCLECALRYVENHKSCRGLKMMYRYDEEQINSLVKQVCGKALGKMAEKCNGASPIKPPPKRGPRKRETVEVSLSRLSSSHLSPAAVT is encoded by the exons GCCCAGACTGCAAGCACAGAGGAAGTTTGCCCAGTCTCAGCCCAACTCTCCCAGCACCACCCCGGTCAAGGTGTCTGATACCGCCCTGCCCGCACCCTCCGCTCACATCAGAGACATCTCCAGACGAAAACCCAAGACCGAAGATTTCCTCACCTTCCTCTGCCTGAGAG GTTACTCCTCGTGGCCAAATGAAG gGTCATCAGTGTTGCCCAGTAACATGGCGTACTTTGGGAGCTCTCAGGATGAAGATGCACTGGATGATGAAGAGGAGTACGAGGATGTAAAGCCAGACGTCAGCGTGGCATCTACTTCCTGTCAGTCCACGCCCAGGAAGGGCAAACCCCAAGGGAAACATGCCGTCAATGGCCACG TGTTGAACGGCCCCAGCAAGGCGCCCCGAGACAGCCCCAAGCCCAGAGGGAAGGAGTGGGTGCAGGTGAGAGAGCGCAGTGAGAGAGCCGAGGCCCGGAGGGAGCAGGCCCTCAGCCAGCTAAAGGCTACAGCCAGGGGCCACACTACCAACGGACTAACCCACAGGAGGGCCGCAGAGGAGCTCAGCAAGCAG GTCTCTAAAGTGAACGGAGTCACACGGGCGTCCCAGACAGGCATGCACACGGCCGGTGCCAAAAAACCGAAAGACTTCAGACTGCCGTCCAAAACTGTGAATGGCCTCGTCACATACACCAAAGGAAAACGAGAAATGGTCAAGAAAACCAAACTGAACAAGCGCAAACACAGCACTGCTGCTACCCATAGAGCCCATAGCAACAATCGCCACCACAACCACCTCCAGCGCCACCAGCGACTCCCCCTCTCCAACTCAGGAAAAGCCCAGAATAGCAAAGCAAAAACAAGCAAACAGGTGCTATTATCCAATGGGGTGCACAAGGTGACCAACGGGGGCGGAATGCGCTTCAACGGGCACCTCTGTGCCAAGCAGGAGGTGGGCAGGCAGGGGCGCGAGGGACTGAGGAACTCCAAGCGGAGGCTGGAGGTGGCGGTGGCTGCCATCGGGGCGGTGGCTGACTCCCAGGGTCAGCTGGTCATCCTGGAGACTAACCCCAACCGTAAGAAGACCAAACAGAACCAGAGCAGCCCCCTGGACGGTAAGACCAAGCACCAGACCAGCCCTCTGGAGACACGCAGTAAGAAAGCGTGTCAGGGCAAGGCCTCGGTCCCTAACGGACACATCGTCATGGAaaccacccctcccccctccctgctagccccaccccctccctccacaccaCTAGCCAATCCAGAGCCAGGGCGTCAGCGGCCCAAGCGGGCGTCAGCCGGCAAGTTGATGTTCATCAGACAAGCACAGCACCGGGCGCAGgctgcctctaaccctaaccacacccaCACCCTTAACCGCTCAACTACCTCAGAGTCGCCTGGCCACACCCCTGGCCACACCCCTCACAAACCAGCAGAGCCCCGGCCTGACAGGGAgtgggaaagggagaaggagcgggataaagagagggagagggtggagaggagcagGGCGAGCTGGGCAGCATTGGGTGAGGCACCAGAGTTCTGTCCCACCCAGCGGGAGTTCCAGGACCCCCTGGTGTACCTGGACTCTGTGCGGGAGGGGGCGGAGCCCTGCGGACTGTGTCGGGTGGTTCCCCCGGCTGACTGGCGCCCAGAGTGCAAACTGAACGATGAGATGCGCTTTGTGACCCAGGTGCAGCGCATCCACAAGCTAGGCCGTCGCTGGGGCCCTAACGTACAGAGGCTAGCCTGCATCAAGAAGCACCTCAAATCTCAGGGCATCACCATGGAAGACCCCCCACTCATCG GTGGCTGCGAGGTGGACCTAGCTCGGTTCTTCCAGCTAATTAATGACATGGGCGGCATGCAGCAGGTTATGGACCTGAAGAAGTGGAGTAAACTGGCTGATCTGCTGCGGATCCCCAAATCAGCCCAGGACCGGCTGGCCAAGCTGCAGGAGTCCTACCTCCAGTACCTGCTGTCCTATGACTCTCTGTCCCTAGAGGAGCACCGGCGCCTGGAGAGGGAGGTGCTGCAGGAGAAGGAGGGCCTGGAGCGCCGCAGGGGGCCCCTGGAGGGCCACACAGAGAGGAGCCTGACCCTGCCACGCTACGAGCCCAAGAACGGGCTGGTCGGCAGTCTGGTGCAGCACAGCAACGGTCAGCTGTGCAGCCGGCTGAAGGAGCTGGACAGTCAGCAGCTCAAGGTGGGACGCCGGAGGCTGTTCTCTCAGGAAAAGAGGAATGGGGAAATGACACAgcaggaggaagatgaggaggaggagaagggggttcTCAGCGACCAGCACAAGTGTATTTACAAG GGTAAATCTGTATCGCTCACCAACTTCTTCAGGATAGCCAGGAACACCATGATCATGTGCTTTAACAAAGAGCCTGGGGCTGCTGAGGTCGAG CAAGAATACTGGAGGATAGTGGAGCAGAGGCACTGCCATGTGGCAGTGCATTATGGGAAAGTGGACACCAACACACACGGAAGTGGCTTCCCCGTGGGAAAGTCAGAGCCATTTTCTAA acatggatggaaCCTCACTGTCCTCCCTAATAATTCTGGATCCATTCTGCGGCATCTTGGAGCTGTGCCCG GGGTCACCATTCCTTGGCTGAACATTGGCATGGTCTTTTCTACCTCATGCTGGTCTCGAGACCAAAACCGCCTTCCATACATTGATTACTTACACACTGGTGCTGACTGCATTTG GTATTCTATTCCTGCTGAGGAGAAGGTGAAGCTTGACAAGGTGGTTCACACACTGCTGCAGGCCAACGGGACCCCTGGGCTGGAGATGCTGGAGAAGAACATCATGATCTCTCCAGAGGTGCTTTGTCGAGAGGGTATCAAGGTCCACCGCACGGTCCAGCAGAGCGGTCAGTTCGTGGTCTGCTTCCCCGGGACCTTTGTGTCCAAGGTCTGCTGTGGCTACAGTGTGTCGGAAACTGTGCATTTTGCCACCCCCCAGTGGATGAACCTGGGATATGAGGCTGCGAAG GACCTGAAATGCCGGCACATAGCCAAACCCTTCTCCATGGAGAAGTTACTCTACCAGATCGCCACGGCCGAATCCAAACGCGAGAACGGGCACATTCTGACTACGATCTCCGCCCTTCTCAAAGACCTCAG GAACATAGAGATGAGACAGCGGCAGGAACTGTACGAGGCAGGGCTTCTGTCCTCTGCCCGCTACGGAACACATGATAACAGCCTGTTGCCCGGTGATGGACGCAAGAAACCCAGGAAGTGGCTGGCGCTGGAGTCGTCAGAGAGACGCTGCCAGACTTGCCAACACCTCTGCTACCTGTCCATG GTGGTCCAGGAGAATGAGAATGTTGTCTTCTGTTTGGAGTGTGCTTTGAGATACGTGGAGAATCACAAGTCCTGCAGAGGCCTCAAGATGATGTATCGTTACGATGAG gagcaGATCAACAGCTTGGTGAAGCAGGTGTGTGGTAAGGCCCTGGGGAAGATGGCTGAGAAATGTAACGGTGCAAGCCCCATCAAACCACCACCTAAACGCGGACCCCGGAAGAGAGAGACCGTGGAGGTGTCCCTGTCCCGCCTCTCCTCTTCCCACCTGTCTCCTGCAGCGGTCACATGA
- the LOC135552091 gene encoding protein Jumonji-like isoform X2, producing MSKERPKRNIIQKKYDDIDGIPWSEERDVRKVLYLSLKEFKTAQKRQLGDGIGDGTKYTNGSHARGQLNGSGQKGLNADGSRFQSTDGSSEYSEDGPAKKRPRLQAQRKFAQSQPNSPSTTPVKVSDTALPAPSAHIRDISRRKPKTEDFLTFLCLRGSSVLPSNMAYFGSSQDEDALDDEEEYEDVKPDVSVASTSCQSTPRKGKPQGKHAVNGHVLNGPSKAPRDSPKPRGKEWVQVRERSERAEARREQALSQLKATARGHTTNGLTHRRAAEELSKQVSKVNGVTRASQTGMHTAGAKKPKDFRLPSKTVNGLVTYTKGKREMVKKTKLNKRKHSTAATHRAHSNNRHHNHLQRHQRLPLSNSGKAQNSKAKTSKQVLLSNGVHKVTNGGGMRFNGHLCAKQEVGRQGREGLRNSKRRLEVAVAAIGAVADSQGQLVILETNPNRKKTKQNQSSPLDGKTKHQTSPLETRSKKACQGKASVPNGHIVMETTPPPSLLAPPPPSTPLANPEPGRQRPKRASAGKLMFIRQAQHRAQAASNPNHTHTLNRSTTSESPGHTPGHTPHKPAEPRPDREWEREKERDKERERVERSRASWAALGEAPEFCPTQREFQDPLVYLDSVREGAEPCGLCRVVPPADWRPECKLNDEMRFVTQVQRIHKLGRRWGPNVQRLACIKKHLKSQGITMEDPPLIGGCEVDLARFFQLINDMGGMQQVMDLKKWSKLADLLRIPKSAQDRLAKLQESYLQYLLSYDSLSLEEHRRLEREVLQEKEGLERRRGPLEGHTERSLTLPRYEPKNGLVGSLVQHSNGQLCSRLKELDSQQLKVGRRRLFSQEKRNGEMTQQEEDEEEEKGVLSDQHKCIYKGKSVSLTNFFRIARNTMIMCFNKEPGAAEVEQEYWRIVEQRHCHVAVHYGKVDTNTHGSGFPVGKSEPFSKHGWNLTVLPNNSGSILRHLGAVPGVTIPWLNIGMVFSTSCWSRDQNRLPYIDYLHTGADCIWYSIPAEEKVKLDKVVHTLLQANGTPGLEMLEKNIMISPEVLCREGIKVHRTVQQSGQFVVCFPGTFVSKVCCGYSVSETVHFATPQWMNLGYEAAKDLKCRHIAKPFSMEKLLYQIATAESKRENGHILTTISALLKDLRNIEMRQRQELYEAGLLSSARYGTHDNSLLPGDGRKKPRKWLALESSERRCQTCQHLCYLSMVVQENENVVFCLECALRYVENHKSCRGLKMMYRYDEEQINSLVKQVCGKALGKMAEKCNGASPIKPPPKRGPRKRETVEVSLSRLSSSHLSPAAVT from the exons GCCCAGACTGCAAGCACAGAGGAAGTTTGCCCAGTCTCAGCCCAACTCTCCCAGCACCACCCCGGTCAAGGTGTCTGATACCGCCCTGCCCGCACCCTCCGCTCACATCAGAGACATCTCCAGACGAAAACCCAAGACCGAAGATTTCCTCACCTTCCTCTGCCTGAGAG gGTCATCAGTGTTGCCCAGTAACATGGCGTACTTTGGGAGCTCTCAGGATGAAGATGCACTGGATGATGAAGAGGAGTACGAGGATGTAAAGCCAGACGTCAGCGTGGCATCTACTTCCTGTCAGTCCACGCCCAGGAAGGGCAAACCCCAAGGGAAACATGCCGTCAATGGCCACG TGTTGAACGGCCCCAGCAAGGCGCCCCGAGACAGCCCCAAGCCCAGAGGGAAGGAGTGGGTGCAGGTGAGAGAGCGCAGTGAGAGAGCCGAGGCCCGGAGGGAGCAGGCCCTCAGCCAGCTAAAGGCTACAGCCAGGGGCCACACTACCAACGGACTAACCCACAGGAGGGCCGCAGAGGAGCTCAGCAAGCAG GTCTCTAAAGTGAACGGAGTCACACGGGCGTCCCAGACAGGCATGCACACGGCCGGTGCCAAAAAACCGAAAGACTTCAGACTGCCGTCCAAAACTGTGAATGGCCTCGTCACATACACCAAAGGAAAACGAGAAATGGTCAAGAAAACCAAACTGAACAAGCGCAAACACAGCACTGCTGCTACCCATAGAGCCCATAGCAACAATCGCCACCACAACCACCTCCAGCGCCACCAGCGACTCCCCCTCTCCAACTCAGGAAAAGCCCAGAATAGCAAAGCAAAAACAAGCAAACAGGTGCTATTATCCAATGGGGTGCACAAGGTGACCAACGGGGGCGGAATGCGCTTCAACGGGCACCTCTGTGCCAAGCAGGAGGTGGGCAGGCAGGGGCGCGAGGGACTGAGGAACTCCAAGCGGAGGCTGGAGGTGGCGGTGGCTGCCATCGGGGCGGTGGCTGACTCCCAGGGTCAGCTGGTCATCCTGGAGACTAACCCCAACCGTAAGAAGACCAAACAGAACCAGAGCAGCCCCCTGGACGGTAAGACCAAGCACCAGACCAGCCCTCTGGAGACACGCAGTAAGAAAGCGTGTCAGGGCAAGGCCTCGGTCCCTAACGGACACATCGTCATGGAaaccacccctcccccctccctgctagccccaccccctccctccacaccaCTAGCCAATCCAGAGCCAGGGCGTCAGCGGCCCAAGCGGGCGTCAGCCGGCAAGTTGATGTTCATCAGACAAGCACAGCACCGGGCGCAGgctgcctctaaccctaaccacacccaCACCCTTAACCGCTCAACTACCTCAGAGTCGCCTGGCCACACCCCTGGCCACACCCCTCACAAACCAGCAGAGCCCCGGCCTGACAGGGAgtgggaaagggagaaggagcgggataaagagagggagagggtggagaggagcagGGCGAGCTGGGCAGCATTGGGTGAGGCACCAGAGTTCTGTCCCACCCAGCGGGAGTTCCAGGACCCCCTGGTGTACCTGGACTCTGTGCGGGAGGGGGCGGAGCCCTGCGGACTGTGTCGGGTGGTTCCCCCGGCTGACTGGCGCCCAGAGTGCAAACTGAACGATGAGATGCGCTTTGTGACCCAGGTGCAGCGCATCCACAAGCTAGGCCGTCGCTGGGGCCCTAACGTACAGAGGCTAGCCTGCATCAAGAAGCACCTCAAATCTCAGGGCATCACCATGGAAGACCCCCCACTCATCG GTGGCTGCGAGGTGGACCTAGCTCGGTTCTTCCAGCTAATTAATGACATGGGCGGCATGCAGCAGGTTATGGACCTGAAGAAGTGGAGTAAACTGGCTGATCTGCTGCGGATCCCCAAATCAGCCCAGGACCGGCTGGCCAAGCTGCAGGAGTCCTACCTCCAGTACCTGCTGTCCTATGACTCTCTGTCCCTAGAGGAGCACCGGCGCCTGGAGAGGGAGGTGCTGCAGGAGAAGGAGGGCCTGGAGCGCCGCAGGGGGCCCCTGGAGGGCCACACAGAGAGGAGCCTGACCCTGCCACGCTACGAGCCCAAGAACGGGCTGGTCGGCAGTCTGGTGCAGCACAGCAACGGTCAGCTGTGCAGCCGGCTGAAGGAGCTGGACAGTCAGCAGCTCAAGGTGGGACGCCGGAGGCTGTTCTCTCAGGAAAAGAGGAATGGGGAAATGACACAgcaggaggaagatgaggaggaggagaagggggttcTCAGCGACCAGCACAAGTGTATTTACAAG GGTAAATCTGTATCGCTCACCAACTTCTTCAGGATAGCCAGGAACACCATGATCATGTGCTTTAACAAAGAGCCTGGGGCTGCTGAGGTCGAG CAAGAATACTGGAGGATAGTGGAGCAGAGGCACTGCCATGTGGCAGTGCATTATGGGAAAGTGGACACCAACACACACGGAAGTGGCTTCCCCGTGGGAAAGTCAGAGCCATTTTCTAA acatggatggaaCCTCACTGTCCTCCCTAATAATTCTGGATCCATTCTGCGGCATCTTGGAGCTGTGCCCG GGGTCACCATTCCTTGGCTGAACATTGGCATGGTCTTTTCTACCTCATGCTGGTCTCGAGACCAAAACCGCCTTCCATACATTGATTACTTACACACTGGTGCTGACTGCATTTG GTATTCTATTCCTGCTGAGGAGAAGGTGAAGCTTGACAAGGTGGTTCACACACTGCTGCAGGCCAACGGGACCCCTGGGCTGGAGATGCTGGAGAAGAACATCATGATCTCTCCAGAGGTGCTTTGTCGAGAGGGTATCAAGGTCCACCGCACGGTCCAGCAGAGCGGTCAGTTCGTGGTCTGCTTCCCCGGGACCTTTGTGTCCAAGGTCTGCTGTGGCTACAGTGTGTCGGAAACTGTGCATTTTGCCACCCCCCAGTGGATGAACCTGGGATATGAGGCTGCGAAG GACCTGAAATGCCGGCACATAGCCAAACCCTTCTCCATGGAGAAGTTACTCTACCAGATCGCCACGGCCGAATCCAAACGCGAGAACGGGCACATTCTGACTACGATCTCCGCCCTTCTCAAAGACCTCAG GAACATAGAGATGAGACAGCGGCAGGAACTGTACGAGGCAGGGCTTCTGTCCTCTGCCCGCTACGGAACACATGATAACAGCCTGTTGCCCGGTGATGGACGCAAGAAACCCAGGAAGTGGCTGGCGCTGGAGTCGTCAGAGAGACGCTGCCAGACTTGCCAACACCTCTGCTACCTGTCCATG GTGGTCCAGGAGAATGAGAATGTTGTCTTCTGTTTGGAGTGTGCTTTGAGATACGTGGAGAATCACAAGTCCTGCAGAGGCCTCAAGATGATGTATCGTTACGATGAG gagcaGATCAACAGCTTGGTGAAGCAGGTGTGTGGTAAGGCCCTGGGGAAGATGGCTGAGAAATGTAACGGTGCAAGCCCCATCAAACCACCACCTAAACGCGGACCCCGGAAGAGAGAGACCGTGGAGGTGTCCCTGTCCCGCCTCTCCTCTTCCCACCTGTCTCCTGCAGCGGTCACATGA
- the LOC135551401 gene encoding dysbindin-like isoform X2 has product MLQEGGGEDGGGRADKVPPQVNEAEPAQVKLKEADPPQVKPKEVESSQFKLKEVEPALVNLKERQKFFEEAFQQDMDQYQSTGYLQISERRGSFSSMEVNVDMLEQMDLTDMSDHESLDVFLHSGGEDNSVASPMLGPDVESLTTEITLQVPTQAELRHTLSSTDRQDTKAREDEGGREDHIHCTAGVQSYETEVPPNTGLAGRPLLQPPRNQTLKH; this is encoded by the exons CGGATAAGGTGCCACCCCAGGTGAACGAGGCGGAGCCTGCCCAGGTTAAGTTAAAGGAGGCGGATCCTCCCCAGGTGAAGCCAAAGGAGGTGGAGTCGAGCCAGTTTAAGCTGAAGGAGGTGGAGCCTGCCCTGGTGAATCTGAAGGAGAGGCAGAAGTTCTTTGAAGAGGCATTCCAGCAAGACATGGATCAGTACCAGTCCACCGGCTACCTGCAGATcagtgagaggagag GCAGCTTTTCATCCATGGAGGTGAACGTAGACATGCTGGAGCAGATGGACCTGACGGACATGTCCGACCATGAGAGCCTTGACGTCTTCCTCCACTCTGGGGGAGAGGACAACAGCGTTGCCTCGCCCATGCTGG gtCCAGACGTGGAGTCGTTAACCACAGAGATCACACTGCAGGTTCCCACCCAGGCTGAGCTAAGACACACGCTCTCCTCCACTGACAGGCAGGACACCAAGGCCAGGGAGGATGAAGGGGGTAGGGAGGACCACATCCACTGTACTGCCGGGGTGCAATCATACGAGACAGAGGTTCCCCCAAACACAGGCCTAGCAGGGAGGCCACTGCTCCAGCCACCCAGAAACCAGACACTTAAACACTGA
- the LOC135551401 gene encoding dysbindin-like isoform X1, translating into MSSSPGSMDGSQRNSSDKVPPQVNEAEPAQVKLKEADPPQVKPKEVESSQFKLKEVEPALVNLKERQKFFEEAFQQDMDQYQSTGYLQISERRGSFSSMEVNVDMLEQMDLTDMSDHESLDVFLHSGGEDNSVASPMLGPDVESLTTEITLQVPTQAELRHTLSSTDRQDTKAREDEGGREDHIHCTAGVQSYETEVPPNTGLAGRPLLQPPRNQTLKH; encoded by the exons CGGATAAGGTGCCACCCCAGGTGAACGAGGCGGAGCCTGCCCAGGTTAAGTTAAAGGAGGCGGATCCTCCCCAGGTGAAGCCAAAGGAGGTGGAGTCGAGCCAGTTTAAGCTGAAGGAGGTGGAGCCTGCCCTGGTGAATCTGAAGGAGAGGCAGAAGTTCTTTGAAGAGGCATTCCAGCAAGACATGGATCAGTACCAGTCCACCGGCTACCTGCAGATcagtgagaggagag GCAGCTTTTCATCCATGGAGGTGAACGTAGACATGCTGGAGCAGATGGACCTGACGGACATGTCCGACCATGAGAGCCTTGACGTCTTCCTCCACTCTGGGGGAGAGGACAACAGCGTTGCCTCGCCCATGCTGG gtCCAGACGTGGAGTCGTTAACCACAGAGATCACACTGCAGGTTCCCACCCAGGCTGAGCTAAGACACACGCTCTCCTCCACTGACAGGCAGGACACCAAGGCCAGGGAGGATGAAGGGGGTAGGGAGGACCACATCCACTGTACTGCCGGGGTGCAATCATACGAGACAGAGGTTCCCCCAAACACAGGCCTAGCAGGGAGGCCACTGCTCCAGCCACCCAGAAACCAGACACTTAAACACTGA